GATAAATAAATAAAAAGTTTTAGCTAATATAGCAGTATTATGACCACAAAAAAATGCTAAAGTCCTACATAGATGTCATTTTCACTATGGAAACTATCCTGAACTATAACTTCCATCATATTCTCTTTTGTTACTGGAATAGGGTTTTCTATATAGTATGGGATGCTTTTTTCACTCTGATTATTAATATACATATCAGGTTCTACCTCTTGGTTCTTTCCAAGGGATACAGCAACCTGGGCAGCTCTTTTTGCTAACTTTTGTATAGGTTTGTAAACTGTCATCATTTGGGTTCCCGAGATTATACTTTGACATGCAGCTAAATCTGCATCTTGCCCAACAACAGTTATTTCACCGGCTAACCTTCTCTCGGATAAAACCTTGATTGCAGCCTGGGCCATCATGTCGTTAGCCCCAGAGATAGCATCAATATCAACCCGATTTTCAAATATATTATTTAATAACATAAATGCCTCATCGTAACTCCACTCATTTAGCCAGATCTCTTCAACAATTTTAATTTTTCCAGATTCAACCTGAGGGTCTAGAATTTTATGTATACCTAGATTGACCTCAAAACTATTGTTATCATAGATAGATCCATTAACTATAATGTAGTTACCTGTAGGGGCACTAGAGAGTAGTGCTTTAGCCATATACTTACCTACTTCCTGATTATCAAATGAGACATAACCTGCCAATGGAACCCCATTTATTAACCTATCATAGGACAAAACAGGTATCCCTTTATCATTGGCCTTTTTTATAACATCAACTAGATTATTTTTATCCCTGGGAATAACAACTAAAACATCAATATCTTGCTTAAGAAGGTATAATATTTCTGAAATTTGATCATTTCGATTGTCTGTAGACTTAGAGAATATAACATCTGCATCTAACTCGTTGGCACTACTAGTAAATATTGAGATATCCCTCTTCCATCTCTCTTGTAGGAAAATTTCTGAAGATGTTGAGAAACCAATTTTAACCCTATCTTTTAACTTCTCCTCTTTTTCACTACAGGAGTTTATAACTATGGATATTAAAAAAATGTAGTATAGATACTTTTTACTCATTTCTAAACCTTCTCTCAATTGATGATGGGGATACACCCATATATTTTCTAAAAATTCTACTAAAGTAGTTTGGATCCTGATAACCAACCCTAAAAGAGGCCTCTTTAATAGTTACTTGTTCCTCTTTTAAAAGAGATATAGCCCGATCAATCCTATACTGATTAACATAGTCAATAAATTTCTTATTCATATGCTCTGTAAATAGACGGCTAAGATAACTTGCAGATACATTACACTTCTTAGCTACAGTGGATAGCTGGATTGGTTTATCAAACTGCTCTGTTATAAACTTAATGGCAAGTTTTAGTATTTTAGGATATGTGTTATTTTTAACAACTTCCATTAAGTCATAATACCGATCAATTGCAAAGTTACTCCAGGATATCCAATCATCCATATTATTAAGGGGTATAATCTGCTCTGAAGGGTCTATATCAAAGTTGTTATCCCTTTGTATAGCAATGTCTATTCTTTGTAACATTAGTGTATAAAGTGCTACTAATTTCCCCTTTGCTACAATAAAATCATAACTGTTAAAAATTGATGTCCAAAAGTCATTATAGATAATCTTACCATTTTCCCTCTCTGCAGTGGAGATCTCCCTATATATTAGTAATATTCTCTCATTATCATGGTCTTTTTTAATCTCCCCCATACTGTTTTTTGAAAGCTGGTTATACGCCTCGTTATAAGACTCAGATAGTTTTGAATATATCTTTAATGAACCTATACCCATCTCAATTTTAACATTGGTAATCTCAAAAAATATCTTTTGTAGATCCTCTGTTAACCTGTGTAGAAATCTATCCTCTGGGAATAGGGTTATAAGTTTATCTCCTATTTGAGTAGAGATTAGGTTATATTTATACTCTACCTTCTTAACAATCTTCCCATAAATCTCTTTTTTTAATGATGAGTTTACATCATTATCTACTACAAATATGTAAATTTTTGCACTATCACTTTTTATTAAGGAGAGATCAGCAAATATGGTCCACTCATCAATTGTTGGACTTTTCCACATTAGGGAAGTTAAAAACTCTTTTTGAAACTTTTCTCTTTTTTTAATCTTCTTGTTAAAACCTTCTAACTCATTATCCTTAGCCTCTACATCCCGGTCTAACTGTATTTTAACCTTTATTAGTTCATCTAATATTTTATTTTTTGAAACAGGTTTTACAAGGTAACTAAAGACTCCTAATCTAATGGCTTTTTGGGCTATATCAAATCGCTCATAGGCAGTAGATAGAATAAAAATAGTTTTAGGAAAAAGTGGTCTTAACTGTTTAATTACCTCAATACCATTTAGTCCAGGCATCTGAATATCCATAAATACAAGGTCAGGAGCCTGCGCCTTTATAACATCTAAGGCTTCTGTCCCACTTCTGGCTTTTCCACATAGTTTAAAATCAGTAACATACTTATTAAAAATGAAAGTTAAACTCTCTAATACTGGTTCTTCGTCATCAACAATTACAACTCTATACATGGTTCTACCTCTGGATCTATTTTAATAATTATATTTGTCCCATTACCAGGATTACTAATAATCTCTACAATTTCCTCTCCTGGATAGAAAAAGAAACATCTTTGAATAACATTTTCTAGGCCCATTACCTTTGAGTTTGTTTTATACTCATGGGTATGGGGTATAAGTAGTTTATCAATAACATCTGAAGACATACCAATACCATTATCCTTTACAGATATCTCTAAAATATGATCAACAACCCTTATTGATATTAAAACAGAGCCTACATTGTCACTATCCTTAAAGGCGTGGATAATAGTATTTTCTACTAGAGGTTGAAGTATCATAGCTGGACACTCAAAATCATCTAATATCTTTTCATCAATATTCATCTTAATATCTAAGGTATGGGGAAATCTAATTTTTAGGATATTGATGTAGGATAACATCCCCTCATACTCCTTCCGCAGGGGAACAAAAAACCGCTTCTCTCTAATGTTATACCTAAAAAGATCTGCAAGATTCTCCATATAATCAGCAGTTCTCTCCGCCTCTTCTATAAT
Above is a genomic segment from Thiospirochaeta perfilievii containing:
- a CDS encoding response regulator transcription factor → MYRVVIVDDEEPVLESLTFIFNKYVTDFKLCGKARSGTEALDVIKAQAPDLVFMDIQMPGLNGIEVIKQLRPLFPKTIFILSTAYERFDIAQKAIRLGVFSYLVKPVSKNKILDELIKVKIQLDRDVEAKDNELEGFNKKIKKREKFQKEFLTSLMWKSPTIDEWTIFADLSLIKSDSAKIYIFVVDNDVNSSLKKEIYGKIVKKVEYKYNLISTQIGDKLITLFPEDRFLHRLTEDLQKIFFEITNVKIEMGIGSLKIYSKLSESYNEAYNQLSKNSMGEIKKDHDNERILLIYREISTAERENGKIIYNDFWTSIFNSYDFIVAKGKLVALYTLMLQRIDIAIQRDNNFDIDPSEQIIPLNNMDDWISWSNFAIDRYYDLMEVVKNNTYPKILKLAIKFITEQFDKPIQLSTVAKKCNVSASYLSRLFTEHMNKKFIDYVNQYRIDRAISLLKEEQVTIKEASFRVGYQDPNYFSRIFRKYMGVSPSSIERRFRNE
- a CDS encoding substrate-binding domain-containing protein codes for the protein MSKKYLYYIFLISIVINSCSEKEEKLKDRVKIGFSTSSEIFLQERWKRDISIFTSSANELDADVIFSKSTDNRNDQISEILYLLKQDIDVLVVIPRDKNNLVDVIKKANDKGIPVLSYDRLINGVPLAGYVSFDNQEVGKYMAKALLSSAPTGNYIIVNGSIYDNNSFEVNLGIHKILDPQVESGKIKIVEEIWLNEWSYDEAFMLLNNIFENRVDIDAISGANDMMAQAAIKVLSERRLAGEITVVGQDADLAACQSIISGTQMMTVYKPIQKLAKRAAQVAVSLGKNQEVEPDMYINNQSEKSIPYYIENPIPVTKENMMEVIVQDSFHSENDIYVGL